From the Corythoichthys intestinalis isolate RoL2023-P3 chromosome 15, ASM3026506v1, whole genome shotgun sequence genome, one window contains:
- the ptgr2 gene encoding prostaglandin reductase 2 isoform X2 produces the protein MLVKKVVLNCRPGSNGVPDPGNFRLEETTLDPDLGEEEVLVKTQYLSVDPYMRCRMNEDSGAEYLTPWKLSESVDGGGVGVVLSSRHNAFREGDVVTSFTWPWQSHVVVKGSILQKVNPELVDGHVSYFLGAVGMTGLTALLGMREKGHVTKGANQTLVVSGAAGACGSVAGQIGRLDGCSRVVGICGSEDKCKTLVEVLGFSGAIDYRRQDVAAGLRENCPDGIDIYFDNVGGEMNEGGHVILCGQISQYNKDVPYPPPLSQETQDNLRKKNITRERFMVLNYMSQAQDALCELGRLVASGQVKVLETIENGIENMGVAFCSMMKGGNLGKQIVKISH, from the exons ATGCTAGTGAAGAAAGTCGTCCTCAACTGCAGACCAG GGTCAAATGGGGTGCCAGATCCTGGAAATTTCCGCCTGGAGGAGACAACGCTTGACCCTGATTTGGGAGAGGAGGAAGTTCTGGTTAAGACTCAGTACCTATCTGTTGATCCATACATG AGATGCAGGATGAATGAAGACAGCGGAGCGGAGTATCTGACACCTTGGAAGCTGTCGGAAAGCGTGGACGGCGGCGGAGTCGGTGTCGTCTTGTCCAGCCGCCACAACGCCTTTCGAGAGGGGGACGTAGTCACATCCTTCACTTGGCCCTGGCAGAGCCACGTTGTCGTGAAGGGGAGCATCCTACAGAAG GTGAATCCCGAACTGGTGGACGGCCATGTTTCCTACTTTCTCGGAGCGGTGGGAATGACGGGTCTTACGGCGCTACTGGGCATGAGAGAAAAGGGTCATGTGACCAAAGGAGCCAATCAGACGCTGGTGGTCAGCGGCGCAGCTGGGGCCTGCGGTTCTGTGGCTGGACAAATCGGCCGTTTGGACGGTTGTTCCAG GGTCGTCGGAATATGTGGTTCTGAAGACAAGTGCAAGACATTGGTGGAAGTGTTAGGTTTTTCCGGAGCCATTGACTACCGGCGACAGGACGTTGCCGCGGGGCTACGGGAGAACTGCCCTGATGGAATCGACATCTACTTTGACAACGTGGGAGGAGAG ATGAACGAGGGCGGCCATGTGATCTTGTGCGGTCAAATCTCGCAGTATAACAAGGACGTCCCGTACCCGCCGCCCCTTAGCCAGGAAACACAAGACAACCTGCGCAAGAAAAACATCACCAGAGAAAGGTTTATGGTGCTCAACTATATGAGCCAAGCTCAAGATGCCCTCTGTGAGCTCGGCCGCTTGGTCGCCTCTGGGCAAGTTAAG GTGCTAGAAACAATCGAGAACGGCATCGAAAATATGGGAG
- the ptgr2 gene encoding prostaglandin reductase 2 isoform X1 codes for MLVKKVVLNCRPGSNGVPDPGNFRLEETTLDPDLGEEEVLVKTQYLSVDPYMRCRMNEDSGAEYLTPWKLSESVDGGGVGVVLSSRHNAFREGDVVTSFTWPWQSHVVVKGSILQKVNPELVDGHVSYFLGAVGMTGLTALLGMREKGHVTKGANQTLVVSGAAGACGSVAGQIGRLDGCSRVVGICGSEDKCKTLVEVLGFSGAIDYRRQDVAAGLRENCPDGIDIYFDNVGGEVSDTVIAQMNEGGHVILCGQISQYNKDVPYPPPLSQETQDNLRKKNITRERFMVLNYMSQAQDALCELGRLVASGQVKVLETIENGIENMGVAFCSMMKGGNLGKQIVKISH; via the exons ATGCTAGTGAAGAAAGTCGTCCTCAACTGCAGACCAG GGTCAAATGGGGTGCCAGATCCTGGAAATTTCCGCCTGGAGGAGACAACGCTTGACCCTGATTTGGGAGAGGAGGAAGTTCTGGTTAAGACTCAGTACCTATCTGTTGATCCATACATG AGATGCAGGATGAATGAAGACAGCGGAGCGGAGTATCTGACACCTTGGAAGCTGTCGGAAAGCGTGGACGGCGGCGGAGTCGGTGTCGTCTTGTCCAGCCGCCACAACGCCTTTCGAGAGGGGGACGTAGTCACATCCTTCACTTGGCCCTGGCAGAGCCACGTTGTCGTGAAGGGGAGCATCCTACAGAAG GTGAATCCCGAACTGGTGGACGGCCATGTTTCCTACTTTCTCGGAGCGGTGGGAATGACGGGTCTTACGGCGCTACTGGGCATGAGAGAAAAGGGTCATGTGACCAAAGGAGCCAATCAGACGCTGGTGGTCAGCGGCGCAGCTGGGGCCTGCGGTTCTGTGGCTGGACAAATCGGCCGTTTGGACGGTTGTTCCAG GGTCGTCGGAATATGTGGTTCTGAAGACAAGTGCAAGACATTGGTGGAAGTGTTAGGTTTTTCCGGAGCCATTGACTACCGGCGACAGGACGTTGCCGCGGGGCTACGGGAGAACTGCCCTGATGGAATCGACATCTACTTTGACAACGTGGGAGGAGAGGTCAGCGACACTGTCATTGCGCAG ATGAACGAGGGCGGCCATGTGATCTTGTGCGGTCAAATCTCGCAGTATAACAAGGACGTCCCGTACCCGCCGCCCCTTAGCCAGGAAACACAAGACAACCTGCGCAAGAAAAACATCACCAGAGAAAGGTTTATGGTGCTCAACTATATGAGCCAAGCTCAAGATGCCCTCTGTGAGCTCGGCCGCTTGGTCGCCTCTGGGCAAGTTAAG GTGCTAGAAACAATCGAGAACGGCATCGAAAATATGGGAG
- the ptgr2 gene encoding prostaglandin reductase 2 isoform X3, which yields MLVKKVVLNCRPGSNGVPDPGNFRLEETTLDPDLGEEEVLVKTQYLSVDPYMRCRMNEDSGAEYLTPWKLSESVDGGGVGVVLSSRHNAFREGDVVTSFTWPWQSHVVVKGSILQKVNPELVDGHVSYFLGAVGMTGLTALLGMREKGHVTKGANQTLVVSGAAGACGSVAGQIGRLDGCSRVVGICGSEDKCKTLVEVLGFSGAIDYRRQDVAAGLRENCPDGIDIYFDNVGGEVSDTVIAQMNEGGHVILCGQISQYNKDVPYPPPLSQETQDNLRKKNITRERFMVLNYMSQAQDALCELGRLVASGQVKVLETIENGIENMGVVI from the exons ATGCTAGTGAAGAAAGTCGTCCTCAACTGCAGACCAG GGTCAAATGGGGTGCCAGATCCTGGAAATTTCCGCCTGGAGGAGACAACGCTTGACCCTGATTTGGGAGAGGAGGAAGTTCTGGTTAAGACTCAGTACCTATCTGTTGATCCATACATG AGATGCAGGATGAATGAAGACAGCGGAGCGGAGTATCTGACACCTTGGAAGCTGTCGGAAAGCGTGGACGGCGGCGGAGTCGGTGTCGTCTTGTCCAGCCGCCACAACGCCTTTCGAGAGGGGGACGTAGTCACATCCTTCACTTGGCCCTGGCAGAGCCACGTTGTCGTGAAGGGGAGCATCCTACAGAAG GTGAATCCCGAACTGGTGGACGGCCATGTTTCCTACTTTCTCGGAGCGGTGGGAATGACGGGTCTTACGGCGCTACTGGGCATGAGAGAAAAGGGTCATGTGACCAAAGGAGCCAATCAGACGCTGGTGGTCAGCGGCGCAGCTGGGGCCTGCGGTTCTGTGGCTGGACAAATCGGCCGTTTGGACGGTTGTTCCAG GGTCGTCGGAATATGTGGTTCTGAAGACAAGTGCAAGACATTGGTGGAAGTGTTAGGTTTTTCCGGAGCCATTGACTACCGGCGACAGGACGTTGCCGCGGGGCTACGGGAGAACTGCCCTGATGGAATCGACATCTACTTTGACAACGTGGGAGGAGAGGTCAGCGACACTGTCATTGCGCAG ATGAACGAGGGCGGCCATGTGATCTTGTGCGGTCAAATCTCGCAGTATAACAAGGACGTCCCGTACCCGCCGCCCCTTAGCCAGGAAACACAAGACAACCTGCGCAAGAAAAACATCACCAGAGAAAGGTTTATGGTGCTCAACTATATGAGCCAAGCTCAAGATGCCCTCTGTGAGCTCGGCCGCTTGGTCGCCTCTGGGCAAGTTAAG GTGCTAGAAACAATCGAGAACGGCATCGAAAATATGGGAG